A genomic stretch from Penaeus monodon isolate SGIC_2016 chromosome 25, NSTDA_Pmon_1, whole genome shotgun sequence includes:
- the LOC119589354 gene encoding uncharacterized protein LOC119589354 (The sequence of the model RefSeq protein was modified relative to this genomic sequence to represent the inferred CDS: added 13 bases not found in genome assembly), whose protein sequence is MTSADNLILINRCTDPPVVRLTIGRGLDPSAIKEGADVYFTCRGTEVLPQKKEDGGVLVTEDSLVLQKVTRDVSGRYSCRATNARGSHTSNAVPLDVLYEPRCVIRSRVVTVTPGDNVTLECDVDAFPSPRRFSWSLNTTKGLHVVPKDEYEVSGSSSRYQYSTPLTLKKTIALCWAINDLGTLQEPCKTTLVAAGSPDPVEECVVVEQRSSLRVSCEPGFDGGLEQHFIAQVVEPVRKRVVANVSAATPEFSIGDLAPGLDYVVQVFAYNKQGRSTPYLLDGFSLKVAENRMDSGPSGSAKGASPLLALFIGVVAAFVLTLAVIIAATKLRCRVRLRARGREEAAGASRSDDSEDEELQARDGGKAGDSRRSSAEVKLMSVVRQEEHAFAEDKLKQRQGPAVLHAQDPGRECCHFDTKTTTESLYSTCSGHRCGLGCPSRSSILLSSSLPASSQPACCAPACGSCDVGRGSLPMGGGVNYVGGSADASGGLLSVMSGSASMLGGSMSLVGGPVCPRSIVGAPCGSLEHPLSQSWHQYGGHLHLPATSLPRDAGVACTRRPSESFV, encoded by the exons ATGACCAGCGCTGACAACCTGATCCTAATTAACCGCTGTACAG ATCCACCGGTAGTGAGGTTGACCATTGGTCGAGGACTTGACCCTTCGGCGATCAAGGAGGGCGCTGATGTCTACTTCACCTGCCGC GGAACGGAGGTTTTGCCACAGAAGAAGGAGGACGGCGGtgtgctggtgacggaggattcgCTGGTTCTGCAGAAGGTAACCCGTGACGTGAGCGGGCGCTACTCCTGCAGGGCCACCAATGCTCGGGGCTCCCACACCAGCAACGCAGTGCCCCTCGACGTCCTCT ACGAGCCGCGCTGCGTGATCCGGTCCCGCGTGGTGACGGTGACCCCGGGGGACAACGTGACCCTCGAGTGCGACGTGGACGCCTTCCCCTCGCCCAGGCGCTTCTCCTGGTCGCTCAACACCACCAAGGGCCTGCACGTCGTGCCCAAGGACGAG TACGAGGTCTCAGGGAGCAGCTCGAGGTATCAGTACTCGACTCCCTTGACTCTGAAGAAGACGATCGCCCTGTGCTGGGCCATCAATGACCTGGGCACTCTCCAGGAGCCCTGTAAAACGACCCTTGTTGCAGCAG GATCCCCTGATCCCGTGGAGGAATGCGTGGTCGTGGAGCAGAGGTCCTCGCTCAGAGTGTCTTGTGAGCCAGGATTTGACGGCGGATTAGAGCAGCACTTTATTGCCCAG GTGGTGGAGCCAGTGCGCAAGCGCGTGGTGGCGAACGTGTCGGCCGCGACGCCCGAGTTCAGCATCGGCGACCTCGCCCCGGGACTCGACTACGTGGTGCAGGTGTTCGCTTACAACAAGCAGGGCAGGTCGACCCCCTACCTGCTCGACGGCTTCTCGCTCAAGGTCGCCGAGAACCGCATGG CGGGTCGGCCAAAGGAGCCTCGCCGCTTCTGGCTCTTTTCATCGGGGTCGTGGCCGCCTTCGTGCTCACGCTTGCCGTCATCATCGCGGCCACGAAGCTACGCTGCCGAGTTCGCTTGCGGGCGCGAGGGCGCGAGGAGGCGGCGGGCGCCTCGCGCAGCGATGACAGCGAGGACGAGGAGCTCCAGGCGCGCGACGGAGGGAAGGCCGGGGACAGCAGGAGGAGCTCGGCGGAGGTGAAGCTGATGTCTGTCGTGCGGCAAGAGGAGCACGCCTTCGCGGAGGACAAGCTCAAGCAGCGGCAAGGGCCGGCGGTTCTGCACGCACAAG ATCCCGGCCGAGAGTGCTGTCATTTCGATACAAAAACAACGACTGAATCATTATACAGCACATGCAGTGGGCACAGG TGTGGGCTCGGCTGTCCGTCGCGATCTTCTATCCTGCTGTCCTCCTCCCTGCCCGCGTCCTCCCAACCTGCCTGCTGCGCTCCGGCGTGCGGGTCCTGCGACGTCGGGCGCGGGTCGCTTCCCATGGGCGGGGGAGTGAACTATGTTGGTGGCTCCGCAGACGCCTCTGGTGGGCTGCTGAGCGTGATGAGTGGATCTGCCAGCATGTTAGGTGGAAGTATGAGTTTGGTGGGCGGTCCCGTGTGCCCGAGGAGTATAGTGGGAGCGCCGTGTGGGTCGCTGGAACATCCTCTGAGCCAATCATGGCACCAGTATGGCGGCCACTTACACTTGCCGGCTACCTCCCTGCCTCGTGACGCTGGAGTGGCCTGCACGCGGCGCCCGAGCGAGAGCTTTGTATGA